One Euphorbia lathyris chromosome 1, ddEupLath1.1, whole genome shotgun sequence DNA segment encodes these proteins:
- the LOC136210939 gene encoding serine/threonine-protein kinase BLUS1-like, with the protein MGRMKGSQKTFSLNSNDYKLLEEVGYGASATVFRAIYLPSNEMVAVKCLDLDRCNSNLDDIRREAQTMSLIDHPNVIRAYCSFVVDRNLWVVMPFMDEGSCLHLMKIAYPDGFEEAAIGSILKETLKALEYLHRQGHIHRDVKAGNILLNSNGIVKLADFGVSACMFDAGDRQRSRNTFVGTPCWMAPEVLQPGSGYNSKADIWSFGITALELAHGHAPFSKYPPMKVLLMTIQNAPPGLDYDRDKKFSKSFKEMVAMCLVKDQTKRPTAEKLLKHSFFKHAKPPELSVKKLFTDLPPLWSRVKALQLKDAAQLALKRMPSAEQEALSQSEYQRGVSAWNFDIEDLKAQASLVRDDDDMPETREEDESMKQFGSDKFTFDAQPNSVKLNSNSEIQQVEYNSQKGLDDLSENDNLNKKGKFLEKIESVEAGSMDKTNRNRSGVNNDEKASTSEKDISQAMAKLMKSRQTQSGPLTPGAVLGHSLSDRGRFLERSENDNQPTEKITREVRKAPSFSGPLMLPNRASANSLSAPIKPSGGYRDSLDDKSKANLVQIKGRFSVTSENLDLVKDIPISSVQRRSSQSPLRKSASVGEWMFDSKQMSTSQSPKDMSNSSVPPSLLLPHLQSLFQQTSVQQEIIVNLLNSLQPAEAVDGALTPNGKLPPLPRGLDNNGNVEAINSERERLLLTKISELQSRMIDLTDELNAERLKHVQMQQQLKSVSGLEENGDGELDA; encoded by the exons ATGGGGAGGATGAAGGGTAGTCAGAAGACTTTCTCCTTGAATTCCAATGACTACAAGCTCCTAGAAGAGGTTGGTTATGGCGCTAGTGCAACTGTGTTTAGAGCGATCTATCTTCCGTCCAACGAGATGGTCGCCGTTAAGTGCTTGGATCTCGATCGATGCAATAGCAATCTG GATGATATACGAAGGGAAGCTCAAACCATGAGTTTGATAGATCATCCAAACGTGATTAGGGCATATTGTTCATTTGTTGTTGACCGAAATCTATGGGTAGTGATGCCGTTTATGGACGAGGGTTCTTGTTTGCATCTCATGAAGATTGCATATCCAGATGGGTTTGAAGAGGCTGCTATTGGTTCCATTCTTAAAGAAACTCTAAAGGCTTTAGAGTACCTACATCGGCAAGGCCATATTCATCGGGATGTTAAG GCTGGAAATATACTACTGAACAGCAATGGGATTGTAAAGCTTGCTGACTTCGGTGTTTCAGCTTGCATGTTTGATGCAGGTGACAGACAACGTTCTAGAAATACGTTTGTGGGGACTCCATGTTG GATGGCACCAGAGGTTTTACAGCCAGGAAGTGGATATAATTCCAA GGCTGATATTTGGTCTTTTGGAATAACTGCATTGGAGTTGGCACATGGTCATGCTCCTTTCTCAAAGTACCCTCCAATgaag GTTCTTTTGATGACCATACAGAATGCCCCTCCTGGACTTGATTATGACCGTGATAAAAAGTTCTCAAAG TCTTTTAAAGAAATGGTTGCAATGTGCCTGGTAAAAGATCAAACAAAGAGGCCAACAGCCGAGAAGTTATTGAAGCACTCATTTTTCAAGCATGCAAAGCCTCCAGAGCTTTCCGTGAAGAAGTTATTTACAGACTTGCCCCCACTTTGGAGTCGGGTGAAAGCCCTTCAG CTTAAGGATGCTGCACAGCTAGCTCTAAAGAGAATGCCTTCAGCAGAACAAGAAGCTTTGTCACAG AGCGAGTACCAGCGAGGAGTTAGTGCTTGGAACTTTGATATTGAAGATTTAAAAGCTCAAGCTTCGCTA GTGAGAGATGATGATGATATGCCTGAGacaagggaagaagatgaaagcATGAAACAATTTGGCAGTGATAAG TTTACGTTTGATGCTCAACCCAATTCTGTGAAATTAAACTCAAATAGTGAGATACAGCAAGTTGAGTACAACTCACAAAAAGGTTTAGATGATCTGTCAGAGAATGACAACTTGAACAAAAAGGGAAAGTTTCTGGAAAAAATTGAGTCAGTAGAAGCTGGCTCTATGGATAAAACAAACCGGAACAGAAGTGGAGTAAACAATGATGAAAAAGCATCAACCTCAGAAAAGGACATATCACAAGCCATGGCTAAACTAATGAAGAGCCGGCAAACTCAGAGTGGGCCGCTTACGCCTGGTGCTGTGCTTGGCCATTCATTGTCAGATAGGGGCCGTTTTCTAGAGAG GTCTGAGAATGACAATCAGCCGACAGAGAAAATCACTCGTGAAGTTCGAAAAGCTCCGAGCTTTAGTGGTCCGCTGATGCTTCCAAACCGAGCTTCAGCAAACAGTTTATCTGCTCCTATAAAGCCTTCAGGAG GATATAGAGACTCTTTAGATGACAAGTCGAAGGCTAATCTGGTGCAAATCAAGGGGCGGTTTTCTGTGACATCAGAAAATTTAGATCTTGTTAAG GATATTCCAATAAGTTCAGTTCAACGCCGATCTTCACAG TCGCCATTAAGAAAGTCTGCCAGTGTTGGTGAATGGATGTTCGACTCCAAGCAAATG TCAACAAGTCAGTCGCCGAAAGATATGAGCAATAGCAGTGTACCTCCATCCCTCCTTTTGCCTCACTTACAGTCTCTTTTTCAGCAGACATCAGTTCAACAG GAAATTATTGTGAATTTGCTGAATAGCTTACAACCAGCTGAAGCAGTAGATG GGGCCCTCACTCCAAACGGAAAGCTGCCACCTCTGCCTCGCGGCTTGGATAATAATGGAAAT GTTGAAGCTATAAATTCTGAGAGGGAACGGCTACTGTTGACGAAAATATCGGAACTACAATCTAG GATGATAGATTTAACCGATGAACTAAATGCCGAAAGACTGAAACATGTACAG ATGCAACAGCAGCTAAAATCCGTATCAGGTCTGGAAGAAAATGGTGATGGGGAATTGGATGCTTGA
- the LOC136215022 gene encoding uncharacterized protein: MCRSSHFQNSRPQSRNTLMIKAFFVRFSSLQPRKSLPDSLTLLFLPRINGAELLIDGSKVRPDSSAFVTLHRVVNVKTKAGEAIFGSRSRVSAAGGIRFEVFTRDDKILEGIFRKDGEEEWRLECECGVESEKDGGAVAVAEVCVAVEGQGKGHTALSGRVEMASKKKKTRKGRLEVIPEENEEAAEEEEEEEDCCGCEYGNIGSDGGDSGEVCGPGCDMMDMDMEGVRWAVDLGVWVMCFGVGYLVSKASARSLRRLRLF; the protein is encoded by the coding sequence ATGTGCCGGAGTTCACATTTTCAAAATTCGCGTCCTCAGAGCCGAAATACCTTAATGATCAAAGCGTTCTTTGTCCGCTTCTCTAGTTTGCAGCCGCGCAAATCCTTACCTGATTCCCTCACTCTTCTCTTCCTTCCTCGCATTAACGGAGCCGAGCTTCTCATCGACGGTTCTAAAGTCCGTCCTGATTCTTCCGCGTTCGTGACGCTCCATCGAGTCGTTAACGTGAAGACGAAAGCGGGGGAGGCGATTTTCGGATCGAGATCACGCGTTTCAGCAGCCGGCGGGATCCGATTCGAAGTTTTCACGAGAGATGATAAGATACTGGAGGGGATTTTCAGGAAGGACGGCGAAGAGGAATGGAGATTAGAGTGTGAGTGCGGGGTAGAGAGTGAGAAGGACGGTGGTGCTGTGGCGGTGGCGGAGGTTTGTGTAGCGGTGGAGGGACAGGGAAAAGGACATACGGCGTTAAGTGGGAGAGTGGAGATGGCgtcgaagaaaaagaaaactagGAAAGGAAGATTAGAGGTGATTCCGGAGGAGAATGAGGAAGCggcggaggaggaggaggaggaggaggactGTTGTGGCTGTGAATACGGGAATATAGGTTCCGACGGAGGAGATTCCGGCGAAGTTTGTGGGCCGGGTTGTGATATGATGGATATGGATATGGAAGGTGTGAGATGGGCCGTTGATTTGGGTGTTTGGGTGATGTGTTTTGGTGTGGGGTATTTGGTTTCTAAAGCTTCAGCTAGAAGCTTGAGACGACTCAGACTGTTCTAA